A stretch of DNA from Solenopsis invicta isolate M01_SB chromosome 5, UNIL_Sinv_3.0, whole genome shotgun sequence:
GTCTTGGCccatcttatatttaatttgttgtatacaaaTTGTAGTCTTGAATCTATATCATATTgtgtcttaaaaatattattttaaacgagACAAATTCTGAgacaaaattttgagatttttacataaaaatatatctatatataattattaataaaattttgaaaagtggttgatataaaaaattattggacaaataagagaaaaaaaagagataaagtaagttaaaaaatgatatcaGAAATATACCTGAAATTGCCGATGTGACAGAATCAGTAGAGATATTAAATGGATAcaaataattgttgaaataacaaaaacacaAGAAATTAGgattaaaaagatttgaaaGTAAAAAGAGGGGAAGAGGATATTCTTACTAGGAAAAGGAATAACAAATTCCAGGAATTAagtgaaaaataataagttaagaATAGGGAGATGTGCTTCTGAAAGAAATAGAGTGTTGTCATAGAGTATCACTAATTTTTTAGGTATGTTGTTTTCTTGTTTACCATCTTGGATGTCAATCTTTTATTACAGTTCttattttgttctaaaatttGAATGTTATTCCACTTGAAATtgatatgataataaaaaatatggataaaTATTGATTCATCTTTGTGGATATAAAATTTAcctaaataatactaaaatcagattataaaatatcttaatgaTAATCTCAAGACCTGATTTTGGACTTTGTGTTGTAtaagtattgatttttttttttatctccaaGGTACCTATTATATTGGGTGCTGCGAAAAGCCGAGAGAGGATTGGAAAAAGTCACAACGACGCACGTGGCTGACAGCAGACATGTGTTCGCATATGTTTGCGGTTTGGGTTTTGGCTTCATGAGTGGTGCCTTCGCCTTGGTCAACGTCTTAGCCGACGCGGTTGGACCCGGTACCATGGGACTTCGACAGGGCACCGAATTCTTTTTCATAATATCAGCTGCCACCACTCTGTGTTTCATTCTTCTACACACATTTTGGGGTGTCATTTTCTTCTCAGCCCTAGACAGGAAGAATTGGGGACAGATCATCTGGGTGGTGGGATCGCACTTAATCGTCTCATGTATGACCTTGCTTAATCGTTATCAGGCATATGTGGCCAGTTTACTTTCTGTTTACGCAGTGCTGGTAATAACGACTACACTTGCGTTCAGAATCGCTGGTGGACAAAGGCAGTCTTTTAGTCTCTGTTTCCAGAGAAGCTGAGAGCTTACAAAAGTTACTTAACATTCATAGTTAAGAGATCCACTTCTGGCGTCATaacaacaaacatttttttccctTTAGATGCtattttaagaaagttattaCTTTATTGTACAAGGTGTcccaaatttaaatattaaaactttggGAGCGTATGAGGAATTGATAAACTAAGAAACGGAGATCGTGCTCGTTTTTGCTttgttttgaagaaaattgtaaaaaagattaaaaaatgtttttgttctttactttttatttatttatttacttacacTGAATCTATATTTGACAATTCCTTAGgttaatttttcttgtaaatacAGCTTTATCCAACCACATTTTTGAGGGAGATGAATTatcatgtaattaattttatattaagcaaATGTTATCACAATTCCATAGCTCCAGATGTTATAttgatttaagaaataaagatctgaattaaaaattcttgtttttggGATAAAATTTATGCTATAGACATGTATTAATActttaagaaagaaatttccaaatttataaatgtaatacatacgaaaattattgtatttaaccATTCTggcgaaaatataaaattttttgaagcgTCATACAAGCGTCTTATGCTTCAGTGTTCCAATCGACGCTTTATAAACAATTCAATTACGCTTTCAGCATGCTTTCCATATACTTTTTTAAGTTCTAATGTACCAATGTTATGCTTTACACTTGTTTCACGTTTTATTTTTGCCAGGGCGATAAAACATGACGTTAAGATCCCATTATACTTGttctatatttgttttttttaaatatttactacacaaaaattttttaaatagttttttttatagaaatatcctctaaatattttaattaaatttattttaattttttcttaacataaataaaataaaaaacttctttaattttcgattttctctaaaataaagtaaaagcaAGTAAATCTCTAAAggattttttttagtaattgaTTTCCCACACattaaaattcagaaaattgtACAGTATGCATAGAAAAATGTGGTTAATGAGTAGGAAATCTTTTTTCCTTGAATTAAGTAGGATATGTAGAATGtatatgcaatattaataaattttgtacattgcaaaatatatttcattgaattCAGCAAAACATAACATATATACTATTGCTGAAAAGTTTCAACAGTCCTAAAATTTTCTTGCATTTCACAAAAAGTTTAAGTATTGAAAAAGACTTCACATATTTCCTCTTTTttccaaaaacttttttaaaggtATAAGTATtcattacaacattttataaggaatgaatttttacacaaaaaatatttgataggggagaagagggtaatatggcacccattttcattttactttgcttataattaatattttctattgaaatttgaacgattacattcattagagtgttgtttgacagattctagattaaaagtaatgaaatatttattatttaggatgtaatttataaaaatttaatgcactgcataatccgtcgaagaaaaaaagtggttaatATGATTatccataaaataattttaaaaaattggtttagtttgAAAGAAagacagtaccttgttacaaaattacatatttttaattttccattgtttagaattttcctaattaaaaatttttctactttcagaagctttagaaataccattagaaatttcattaaaaatatcattttattcctgtttaacattaaacaacaaacataaaacgatgtctctaatgtttctaaacactgctttttagaatgacaatcgatatAAGCAAagcataagcaattgttagaaaaacgtcacctaataataataggggtagccatattgttgacagtagccataatatcctcTTCTCTTTTGTTGCGagaaatttatcattaaaaaaaaaaaccattttaaagcttagaAAAACtactttaaaatgattttttttattaattttgtttgataactttttaaattacaacacttaagagtaaaaaatattgaaaaaattttttattttatataatttagaagCAAAATATACAGATGAAACTGAAAGAAAGCTTTATCTTtcctctttaaaataaatttttgcattttaagtaaattatgctcttatattatttactctacaattatttttactgagATACTTTTTGTGAGATACAAGAAAatgtatgttaaaatttttagagcggcaatatataaatgtatccATTGACTAAATTgatcgaaaaattaatttcactttATGATCacataatgttttaaaattaacatatgtTGTATTTTTCGATGTGAATGctatgcaattattttttttgtaaaagacaTTAATACGGGACATTTTGATTTAGCTGTTAGTTTCTTAAatctatcaaattttatatttaggtATATAAAATGAAACAGGAATAATCCCTAATTATCCAGATGAAAATGTTCATGATGTGAACATTATTCTTTATAACTTAAGAATTCGTTATTGCAGCTGTCTTAAATTGatgtcagaagcgagaaattatGAGTTTTTTTACAAgagtatttatttgtataaataagaatCTTGTTTAGGATCATAATGAATATACAATAATCATCACAAGTTATAAAGTCATAATAAAATCTAGTTTTGGAAATATagattatacattaaattatgcTATATTATTTACTCTAATGCAAGATAACGAAGAAAGAAAGTTTTATAGAACAATTGAAAGACCAATATCGAGCAAGGAAAAGtatacgtttttaattaaaatttatttccgtttaattattaaataagctgAATGTTTTGACTTACATAGTCTTTCTCAGCAGTATTAATAACTTACAACAttgagaataattaaatttggacgcgtacatttaaataaatttaaatatataaataaatagatatagcGATTGTCTCAAAGTCATAAAAGGGTTACATCAAAACTTACAtgttaacagaaaaaaattataaaagtagtCTGCAAACTTTAAGTGATGAATGCTGAATTGTTAATGTTTAAAACGGAATACATGACTGATTCTTGTTACTCCACGAGAATAGTTTGAGTCCtacataaaaaagttaataaatcgtcaagtaatgatatataaatgtttgtcTGAGGAAGAAAAATATCACTTGTTATGTAAAACGAGTTTCATAAGTCAAAAATTAGAATgcattgcaaaaaaattttttttatacttactgTGATCTCAAAAATAATTGAGGTGTGCTCAATTGGTACGTTAACAAATATCGCAACTGTTATATGCTTGAGTAATCGTTAAAATAAATCTCATCTATATGTTATAGTTATTAGTAAATATCTCTATTCCCTGCTATCCGCTTATGTGTCCTTggcaagtttattaaaaatagcaaaatatacACTCCGTTCAACAATCGGTATCTTTGTTTGAATTAAGCCCGTTAAATAATTCCCTGATGTAAATCATTTCAGAGATCAATCTCTTGATACTTGAGTTTAAAGGAGTGTCCCAGTTGAGCACAGACCCGATTGGACATCACCAATCATAGcgaccgatgcctagagtatttttgttggttgggttagattagattacgtgattggtggtgtccgatcgggtctatGCGCAACTGGGACTCACTCGAGTTCAACATCCAAAATTGTGACATCCCAATGAAAAAAATggttaattttatgatatatctAAAGATCACCGAAAGTTTGGGGAGTATTCATGTGttcttttaatattgtttttaattttttttggttttCCATAAACGAAGCTTTGTAATCTAAGtaacagattttatatacatataacgttAAAAGTTCGTTTGATCTTTGTGTCAAGGATGCTAGCGAGTCccttttttcactttttgttcctttttttttgtaaatggtcacttttgtcttttctttcaaatttgatCACTTTTTCCCTTTTTTACCATTTATAAGCTGAAATCTCTATAATATTCAACAGCATTATAAAGTAGTTGCTGAACTTCTACTgtcaaaatctattttaaaatttgagacaGCTAAACATTTTTGATTTCTTCAACCTCATAAGTTGAAGAAACCTGAAACTAATTCTAGTATCGCAAAAATCAATCGAGTCGTTCCACTAGATTCATGAGGCTCATCTTAGTTGAATGGCTTATTCTTCAGCTTGAAGATGTGTCAGCTCTTGCTGAACACAAGTGAATAGATCATTACtgggaaaaaatttttggtataaAATGCTTGATGGCAGAACCGAAATTTTCATTAGTAACGAAAATTGTGAAAGCTAGTTTGAGTCTCGTCTATGGCAGTGCTGATGTAAAGAGGCGTTTTAGTGATTCTGGTAACCAATTGACAGAATAAAGAGCCTTATTGTCAATAAAGACACGCAACGCCAGAATGATAATTCTAAGGAtggtttgaaaaaatataataagccCGAACGAGTTCTTATCACGAAACAATTTATTACAATGAGACGTCTAGCACACAGTAGgtacaaatttatttagaagaacaaaaaaatgaaaattgaaaaataaaaagaaaagaagaaaaaggaagaaaagaaaatgctGGAACAGCTTATGAAAGACCagataaaaaagagaaatgacATTTCTGTACTTGAGGCTTAATATAAAGAAGTGAAACAAGAAAATGAAGATATAAAGGCTAGAGAAAAACTTATAGTGGAAGAGGGAATTAATAGGCTTAAAAGTACTTTAAAGGAACAAgactttcaaaaatttcaaattgttcACGGATTGCTTGAAGGGGCTCGGgcgataaaatcaaatttagatAATTCTCAGGTTGAGCCACTACATAAAAGAAGTGTAAAACTActcttataattgtttatattatattagtttttttttaaagaagtcAATTTGGGAGTGATACTGTAACTAATAATGATATGCATGTACTTGATAATTCTGGCTAGTGAAaacttaaatgtttattttcataatatataataagagttattttattgTGTTACATCATGgttcatcaaattttattttgttttctgagATGAAATATACCAAGGAATTGTATTCTAGAATATGTACTTGATTTTTGTGTCtagtacataaaatacatattagatTGTATTTATTCTTAAGGTATTTTAAGCAAAGACTTTGTactaaatatgataataaaaaataaattatgtatgaagatttttcttctcatagaaataaatatgtgtttaaattgtttttaatttcttgtacgtat
This window harbors:
- the LOC105202935 gene encoding gamma-secretase subunit Aph-1, producing the protein MTLMDFFGCACLAFGPPLAMFTFTIAAEPIRIIILIASAFFWLISLLLSSVLWYAVVPLQEYLAFGLIFSVLFQESFRYLLYWVLRKAERGLEKVTTTHVADSRHVFAYVCGLGFGFMSGAFALVNVLADAVGPGTMGLRQGTEFFFIISAATTLCFILLHTFWGVIFFSALDRKNWGQIIWVVGSHLIVSCMTLLNRYQAYVASLLSVYAVLVITTTLAFRIAGGQRQSFSLCFQRS